A single genomic interval of Flavobacterium sp. N2820 harbors:
- a CDS encoding efflux RND transporter periplasmic adaptor subunit: protein MKKKIITIVIILASLGLIGFILSKNKTENEAKTAIVAEKNASVSVKVDTVKTEEVSLDFVSNGNFEPIQELKFAAEKSGKVTQVLVKEGDYVKAGQTLAIVRSDVINVNAQNANAVYQNAVADYTRFENAFKTGGVTKQQLDQARLAMVNAKTNLTQANINVGDTRIKAPINGFINKKFIEPGSILSGMPPTELFEIVNVSKLKLKVTVNESQVASLKVGSVIKIGSNVYPDKEFTGKITFIAPKADASLNFPVEIEITNNTSNDLKAGMYGTAKFASNQQKQTLKIVPRNAFVGSVSSNEIFVIENGTAKLKKVTAGRILGDKVEILDGLSNGEIVIVTGQINLQDGNAVEVIK from the coding sequence ATGAAAAAGAAAATTATAACCATAGTAATCATTTTAGCCTCATTAGGTTTAATCGGATTTATATTATCAAAAAACAAAACTGAGAACGAAGCTAAAACAGCAATTGTTGCAGAAAAAAATGCGTCGGTTTCAGTAAAAGTTGACACTGTAAAAACTGAAGAAGTTTCTTTAGATTTCGTATCAAACGGAAATTTTGAACCAATTCAAGAATTAAAATTTGCTGCTGAAAAGTCTGGAAAAGTAACTCAAGTTTTAGTAAAAGAAGGAGATTATGTAAAAGCAGGACAAACACTTGCTATTGTAAGAAGCGATGTTATAAACGTAAATGCGCAAAACGCAAATGCCGTGTATCAAAATGCTGTTGCAGATTACACAAGATTTGAAAATGCTTTTAAAACAGGTGGTGTAACAAAACAACAATTAGACCAAGCAAGATTAGCAATGGTAAATGCTAAAACAAATTTAACGCAAGCTAACATCAACGTAGGTGATACCAGAATTAAGGCACCAATTAATGGTTTTATCAATAAAAAATTCATTGAACCAGGATCTATTTTATCTGGAATGCCTCCAACAGAATTGTTCGAAATTGTAAACGTATCTAAATTAAAATTAAAAGTTACGGTTAATGAAAGTCAAGTGGCGAGCTTAAAAGTAGGAAGCGTAATTAAAATAGGTTCAAATGTGTATCCTGACAAAGAATTTACAGGAAAAATTACTTTTATTGCTCCAAAAGCAGATGCAAGTTTAAACTTTCCAGTTGAAATTGAAATTACAAACAATACTTCAAACGATTTAAAAGCAGGTATGTATGGAACAGCAAAATTTGCTTCAAACCAACAAAAACAAACTTTGAAAATTGTACCAAGAAATGCATTTGTTGGAAGTGTTAGCAGCAATGAAATTTTTGTAATTGAAAACGGAACGGCGAAACTTAAAAAAGTAACAGCGGGTAGAATTTTAGGTGACAAAGTAGAAATCTTAGACGGATTATCTAACGGAGAAATTGTAATTGTAACTGGACAAATCAACTTACAAGACGGAAACGCTGTTGAAGTTATTAAATAA
- a CDS encoding TolC family protein gives MKKTILITLLTFTLSVSAQEVAPLTLKDAITFALENKAEAKKAKLEVENSEYKIQEVRSRALPQISANGSLNYNPILQTTVIDGDNFGAPGTTIQAAFGQKWNSGAGVSLNQALFDQSVFTGLKAAKTTREFYQINAQLTEEQVIERVANAYYQVYVQQQKLIVVDNNLKNTNKVKDIIKGQFDNGLAKKIDYDRITVRVNNINSLRQQILNAISLQENALKFYMGMPMENKIIIPNTAFEVTPQDLSSTADVTGRTEYLLLKKQEQLLTYQKKVVQAAYYPTLSLSGSYNYIGQGPEMPLFAKPSDGVYWSDYASIGLNLRVPLFAGFGTRAKVRQANNALNSLKVDLDDTKLALDLAFDNAKKQLENSLITINNQKENAQLAQEVFNNTNNNYTQGLAALTDLLDAENAMVEAQNNYTNAILEYKLAEIQFIKSKGELKTLTNK, from the coding sequence ATGAAGAAAACGATCCTCATAACATTATTAACTTTTACACTGTCAGTAAGTGCGCAAGAAGTGGCACCACTAACATTAAAAGACGCTATAACTTTTGCGCTTGAAAACAAAGCAGAAGCTAAGAAAGCAAAATTAGAAGTAGAAAATAGCGAGTATAAAATTCAAGAAGTTCGCTCTAGAGCTTTACCGCAAATTTCGGCTAATGGTAGCTTGAATTATAATCCTATTTTACAAACAACGGTAATAGATGGAGATAATTTTGGTGCACCTGGTACAACTATTCAAGCTGCCTTTGGGCAAAAATGGAATTCTGGAGCTGGTGTTTCTTTAAACCAAGCTTTGTTTGACCAATCGGTATTTACAGGATTGAAAGCAGCAAAAACCACTAGGGAATTTTATCAAATAAACGCACAATTAACAGAAGAACAAGTTATTGAACGTGTTGCAAATGCGTATTATCAAGTATATGTTCAGCAACAAAAACTTATCGTAGTTGATAATAACTTGAAAAACACAAACAAAGTAAAAGACATCATCAAAGGACAATTTGATAATGGTTTAGCTAAAAAAATTGATTACGACAGAATTACCGTTCGTGTAAACAATATCAATTCATTACGTCAGCAAATTTTAAATGCAATTTCGCTTCAAGAAAACGCCTTAAAATTTTATATGGGAATGCCAATGGAAAACAAAATCATCATTCCTAATACTGCTTTTGAAGTTACACCACAAGATTTATCATCAACAGCGGATGTTACTGGAAGAACCGAATATTTGTTACTAAAAAAACAAGAACAATTATTAACGTACCAAAAAAAGGTAGTTCAGGCGGCATATTATCCAACACTTTCATTAAGCGGAAGTTATAACTATATCGGTCAAGGTCCAGAGATGCCTCTTTTTGCAAAGCCATCAGATGGTGTTTATTGGTCTGATTATGCCTCAATTGGTTTAAATTTAAGAGTGCCACTTTTTGCTGGATTTGGAACAAGAGCAAAAGTAAGACAAGCAAATAATGCTTTAAATTCTTTAAAAGTTGATCTTGATGATACAAAATTGGCATTGGATTTAGCTTTTGATAATGCAAAAAAGCAACTTGAAAACAGTTTGATAACCATCAACAATCAAAAAGAAAACGCACAACTTGCTCAAGAAGTGTTTAACAATACGAATAACAATTACACGCAAGGATTAGCTGCATTAACCGATTTATTAGATGCTGAAAATGCAATGGTTGAAGCACAAAACAATTATACCAATGCTATTTTAGAATACAAATTAGCAGAAATTCAATTTATAAAATCAAAAGGCGAACTAAAAACACTAACCAATAAATAA
- a CDS encoding TetR/AcrR family transcriptional regulator yields the protein MKDKIINKAKEMFLRLGFKSITMDDIACEMCISKKTIYKYFSNKDVLIEQSVELVHKEVHETIDKIVSKNFNAIEENFEIKRMFREMFRSAESSPIYQLKKHYPEVYAKALSTQIEVCETCFRENILKGIREGLYRENLDVDNYVKFYYTLIFNINENTMLEKDAHELEVKALEYHIRAMATLAGIIELGKHLKNPII from the coding sequence ATGAAAGATAAAATTATTAATAAAGCGAAAGAAATGTTTTTGAGACTTGGTTTCAAGAGCATTACTATGGATGATATTGCTTGCGAAATGTGTATTTCAAAAAAAACGATTTACAAGTATTTCAGCAATAAAGATGTTTTAATTGAACAAAGTGTTGAATTGGTTCACAAAGAAGTTCATGAAACGATAGACAAAATTGTATCTAAAAACTTCAACGCAATCGAAGAAAATTTTGAAATTAAAAGAATGTTTAGAGAAATGTTTCGTTCTGCAGAATCTTCACCTATTTATCAGTTAAAAAAACACTATCCTGAAGTATATGCAAAAGCATTAAGTACTCAAATTGAAGTATGCGAAACGTGTTTCAGGGAAAACATTCTAAAAGGCATCAGAGAAGGCTTGTATAGAGAAAATTTAGATGTTGACAATTATGTAAAATTTTATTACACGTTAATTTTTAATATCAATGAAAATACGATGTTAGAAAAAGATGCTCATGAATTAGAAGTTAAAGCATTAGAGTATCACATTAGAGCCATGGCTACATTAGCTGGAATTATTGAATTAGGAAAACACCTTAAAAACCCAATTATATAA
- a CDS encoding polyprenyl synthetase family protein produces the protein MHSISYYQEKMTHHFSQIVANKEPKNLYEPIEYILSLGGKRMRPVLTLMACEVFNVDSEKAIPAATAVEVFHNFSLIHDDIMDDAPLRRGNQTVHEKWDLNTGILSGDAMLILAYQFFENYEPKTFQKLAKLFSKTALEVCEGQQYDVDFEMRDDVTIPEYLKMIEYKTAVLVGAAMKMGAIVAETSEENANLIYDFGLNLGIAFQLQDDYLDAFGNPETFGKQVGGDIIENKKTYLYLKAIEFSQAEHKQQLLHLFSIQPSENTDKIESVKAIFNASGASEATKKAIQDYTFKAFETLEKMDIEAEKKAILKAFGENLMGRNV, from the coding sequence ATGCATTCTATATCCTATTACCAAGAAAAAATGACCCATCATTTTTCGCAAATTGTTGCCAACAAAGAGCCAAAAAATTTATACGAACCTATCGAGTATATTTTATCGCTTGGTGGAAAAAGAATGCGACCAGTTTTGACTTTAATGGCTTGTGAAGTTTTTAATGTTGATAGCGAAAAAGCCATTCCTGCGGCAACAGCTGTTGAGGTGTTTCATAATTTTTCATTAATTCACGATGATATTATGGATGATGCTCCTTTACGAAGAGGCAATCAAACCGTTCATGAAAAGTGGGATTTGAATACCGGAATTTTATCGGGTGATGCAATGTTGATTTTGGCGTATCAATTTTTTGAAAATTACGAACCAAAAACATTCCAGAAATTAGCAAAATTATTTAGTAAAACCGCTTTAGAAGTTTGTGAAGGACAACAATATGATGTGGATTTTGAAATGCGTGACGATGTTACTATTCCAGAATATTTAAAAATGATTGAATATAAAACAGCAGTTTTAGTTGGTGCGGCAATGAAAATGGGGGCAATTGTTGCAGAAACTTCAGAAGAAAATGCCAATTTGATATACGATTTTGGATTAAATTTAGGTATCGCATTCCAATTACAAGATGATTATTTAGATGCTTTCGGAAATCCCGAAACCTTTGGAAAGCAAGTGGGAGGCGATATCATTGAAAACAAAAAAACCTATTTATATTTGAAAGCAATTGAGTTTTCGCAAGCCGAACACAAACAACAATTATTACATTTGTTTTCCATTCAGCCTTCAGAAAATACAGATAAAATAGAATCAGTAAAAGCCATTTTTAATGCATCTGGAGCAAGTGAAGCTACTAAAAAAGCGATTCAAGACTATACTTTTAAAGCATTTGAAACTTTAGAAAAAATGGATATCGAAGCTGAAAAGAAAGCTATTTTGAAAGCTTTTGGTGAGAATTTAATGGGAAGAAACGTTTAA
- a CDS encoding 2-oxoglutarate dehydrogenase E1 component, with translation MDRFSFLNAAHTAFFADLYEQYLQNPDSVEPSWRSFFQGFDFAQANYGSEEMAQQVAHVASGDSGEISEKMQKEFNVLKLIEGYRTRGHLFTKTNPVRDRRIHGPSLALENFGLSQADLNTVFDAAKMVNMKPCSLAEIIKHLENVYCQSIGVEYMYIREPHKLEWIKNRLDINDNLPNFSSDKKKHILKKLNEAVSFENFLHTKYVGQKRFSLEGCEAVIPALDALVEAAADKGVEQFVMGMAHRGRLNVLANIFGKNTQNIFSEFDGKDYDEDVNFDGDVKYHLGLTSDRVTDSGKKINLNLAPNPSHLETVGAVIEGITRAKQDRNYPNDFSKVLPIAVHGDAAVAGQGIVYEIIQMAKLDGYKTGGTIHLVINNQVGFTTNYLDARSSTYCTDVAKVTLSPVLHVNADDAEAVVHAMLFALDYRMEFGTDVFIDLLGYRKYGHNEGDEPRFTQPVLYKLIAKHKNPRDIYAEKLAQENVISAGFVKELEEAYKAKLDENLEASRKKDLTVISPFMENEWEGYKQVSDDVMLQKFDTSFDKKQLTEIAKTITELPADKKFISKITKLIGDRKNMVETNKLDWAMGELLAYGSLISEGFDVRISGQDVERGTFSHRHAVVKVEDSEEEVILLDKIKDKKGNFYIYNSHLSEYGVLGFEYGYALASPKTLVIWEAQFGDFSNGAQIMIDQYISAGEDKWNNQNGLVMLLPHGYENQGAEHSSARMERYLQMCAKHNMYIADVTSPANFFHLMRRQLKTEFRKPLVVFSPKSLLRHPDVVSSMDELANGQFQEVLDDPNVKDKKAIKTLVLCTGKVYFDIIAQREELGRNDVAVVRLEQLFPLAVDQIKAIIDSYPNVDDYVWAQEEPKNMGAYSFMLMNFDLVKLRLASPKAYSAPAAGSYERSKKRQKNAIAMVFDKTLFQ, from the coding sequence ATGGATAGGTTTTCCTTTTTAAACGCTGCACACACTGCATTTTTTGCAGATTTATACGAACAATATTTACAAAATCCAGATAGCGTAGAACCAAGCTGGAGAAGTTTTTTTCAAGGATTTGATTTTGCTCAAGCCAATTATGGCTCAGAAGAAATGGCGCAACAAGTGGCTCATGTAGCTTCTGGTGATTCGGGCGAAATTTCTGAAAAAATGCAAAAGGAGTTCAATGTTCTTAAATTAATTGAAGGATATAGAACACGTGGGCATTTATTCACAAAAACAAATCCAGTACGAGACAGAAGAATTCATGGTCCTTCGTTAGCACTTGAAAACTTTGGATTATCACAAGCCGATTTGAATACGGTTTTTGATGCTGCTAAAATGGTAAATATGAAGCCTTGTTCTTTGGCTGAAATTATCAAACATTTAGAAAACGTATATTGTCAATCTATTGGAGTGGAGTACATGTATATTCGTGAGCCACACAAATTAGAATGGATTAAAAATCGTTTAGACATCAACGATAATTTGCCAAACTTTTCTTCCGATAAGAAAAAACATATTCTTAAAAAATTAAACGAAGCGGTTTCATTTGAAAACTTCTTACATACTAAATATGTAGGTCAAAAACGTTTTTCTCTAGAAGGTTGTGAAGCGGTAATTCCTGCTTTAGACGCTTTAGTGGAAGCTGCAGCTGATAAAGGAGTAGAGCAATTTGTAATGGGAATGGCACACAGAGGTCGTTTGAATGTATTGGCAAACATCTTTGGAAAAAACACTCAAAATATCTTCTCTGAATTTGATGGAAAAGACTATGATGAGGATGTAAATTTTGATGGCGACGTAAAATATCACTTGGGATTAACTTCAGATAGAGTAACCGATTCAGGCAAAAAAATTAACTTAAATTTAGCTCCAAATCCTTCGCACTTAGAAACAGTAGGCGCAGTTATTGAAGGAATTACAAGAGCAAAACAAGATAGAAATTATCCAAATGATTTTTCAAAAGTGTTACCGATTGCCGTTCACGGTGATGCCGCAGTAGCTGGTCAAGGTATTGTGTATGAAATCATTCAAATGGCTAAATTAGATGGTTATAAAACAGGTGGAACAATCCATTTGGTAATTAATAATCAAGTTGGTTTTACAACCAATTATTTAGATGCACGTTCATCAACTTATTGTACGGATGTGGCTAAAGTAACATTATCTCCCGTTTTACACGTAAATGCAGACGATGCAGAAGCAGTAGTTCACGCGATGTTATTTGCTTTAGATTACCGTATGGAATTTGGAACAGACGTTTTCATCGATTTATTAGGCTATAGAAAATACGGTCACAACGAAGGTGATGAGCCTCGTTTTACCCAACCTGTTTTATATAAATTAATTGCGAAACACAAAAATCCAAGAGATATTTATGCTGAGAAATTAGCACAAGAAAATGTGATTTCGGCTGGATTTGTAAAAGAATTAGAAGAAGCATATAAAGCAAAATTAGATGAAAATTTAGAAGCTTCTCGTAAAAAAGATTTAACTGTAATTTCACCATTTATGGAAAATGAATGGGAAGGCTACAAACAAGTTTCTGATGATGTAATGCTTCAAAAGTTTGATACCTCATTTGATAAAAAACAATTAACAGAAATTGCTAAAACCATTACAGAACTTCCTGCTGATAAAAAATTCATCAGTAAGATTACGAAGTTAATTGGAGATAGAAAAAACATGGTTGAAACCAATAAATTAGACTGGGCAATGGGCGAATTATTAGCTTATGGTTCCTTAATTTCAGAAGGTTTTGACGTGCGTATTTCTGGGCAAGATGTTGAACGAGGAACATTTTCCCACCGTCATGCTGTAGTTAAAGTAGAAGATTCAGAAGAAGAAGTAATTCTTTTAGATAAAATTAAAGATAAAAAAGGAAACTTTTATATCTACAATTCACACCTTTCAGAATATGGTGTTTTAGGTTTTGAATACGGATATGCGTTGGCATCGCCAAAAACCTTAGTCATTTGGGAAGCACAGTTTGGAGATTTCTCTAACGGCGCTCAAATTATGATTGATCAATACATTTCTGCAGGTGAAGATAAGTGGAACAATCAAAACGGATTGGTAATGTTGTTGCCTCACGGGTATGAAAACCAAGGTGCAGAGCATTCATCAGCACGTATGGAACGTTATTTACAAATGTGTGCAAAACACAACATGTATATTGCCGATGTAACTTCGCCAGCTAACTTCTTCCATTTAATGAGAAGACAGTTAAAGACAGAATTTCGTAAGCCATTAGTAGTATTTTCTCCAAAAAGTTTATTACGTCATCCAGATGTAGTATCTTCAATGGACGAATTAGCAAACGGACAATTCCAAGAAGTATTAGATGATCCAAATGTAAAAGACAAAAAAGCAATCAAAACATTGGTTTTATGTACTGGAAAAGTATATTTTGACATCATTGCACAAAGAGAAGAATTAGGTAGAAACGATGTGGCAGTGGTTCGTTTAGAGCAACTATTTCCATTAGCAGTTGACCAAATCAAAGCAATTATCGACAGTTATCCAAATGTTGATGATTATGTTTGGGCACAAGAAGAGCCTAAAAACATGGGAGCTTATTCGTTTATGTTAATGAATTTCGATTTAGTAAAATTAAGATTAGCTTCGCCAAAAGCATATAGTGCACCAGCAGCGGGTAGTTATGAACGTTCTAAAAAACGTCAAAAGAATGCCATTGCAATGGTTTTTGATAAAACATTATTTCAATAA
- the odhB gene encoding 2-oxoglutarate dehydrogenase complex dihydrolipoyllysine-residue succinyltransferase, whose product MILEMKVPSPGESIKEVEIATWLVKDGDYVEKDQAIAEVDSDKATLELPAEASGIITLKAEEGDAVAVGAVVCLIDTGAAKPEGGAAPAKEEAKPVEAPKAEAPKTAPVAEKTYATQAPSPAARKILDEKNIEPSAIVGTGKGGRITKDDAVNAVPSMGTPTGGNRGSERTKLSMLRRKVAERLVSAKNETAMLTTFNEVDMTAIYALRDQYKEEFKAKHGLGLGFMSFFTKAVTRALQLYPDVNSMIDGQEKISYDFCDISVAVSGPKGLMVPVMRNAETLSFRGVEAEIKRLAIRARDGQITVDEMTGGTFTISNGGVFGSMLSTPIINPPQSGILGMHNVVERAIVKNGQIVIAPVMYVALSYDHRIIDGRESVGFLVAVKEALENPAELLMGGNVKKALEL is encoded by the coding sequence ATGATTTTAGAAATGAAAGTCCCTTCTCCAGGGGAATCAATTAAAGAAGTAGAAATTGCTACATGGTTAGTAAAAGATGGTGATTATGTAGAAAAAGACCAAGCTATTGCTGAGGTTGATTCAGATAAAGCAACATTAGAATTGCCGGCTGAAGCAAGCGGGATTATTACATTAAAAGCAGAAGAAGGTGATGCAGTAGCAGTTGGTGCTGTGGTTTGTTTAATCGATACAGGTGCAGCAAAACCAGAAGGTGGTGCAGCTCCAGCTAAAGAAGAAGCAAAACCAGTTGAAGCTCCAAAAGCCGAAGCTCCAAAAACTGCTCCAGTAGCAGAAAAAACATATGCAACGCAAGCGCCATCTCCAGCAGCAAGAAAAATATTAGACGAAAAAAACATCGAGCCTTCTGCAATTGTTGGAACAGGTAAAGGTGGAAGAATCACTAAAGACGATGCAGTAAATGCAGTACCATCAATGGGAACACCAACAGGTGGGAATCGTGGTTCGGAAAGAACAAAACTTTCTATGTTACGTAGAAAAGTCGCTGAGCGTTTAGTTTCGGCTAAAAACGAAACAGCAATGTTAACTACTTTCAATGAAGTTGACATGACGGCTATTTACGCTTTACGTGATCAATACAAAGAAGAGTTCAAAGCAAAACATGGTTTAGGATTAGGTTTCATGTCGTTCTTTACAAAAGCAGTAACCCGCGCGTTACAATTGTATCCAGATGTAAATTCGATGATTGATGGTCAAGAGAAAATTTCTTACGACTTCTGTGATATTTCAGTAGCGGTTTCTGGTCCAAAAGGATTAATGGTTCCTGTAATGAGAAATGCTGAAACATTATCTTTCAGAGGTGTTGAAGCAGAAATCAAAAGATTGGCTATTAGAGCTCGTGATGGACAAATTACAGTTGATGAAATGACAGGGGGAACATTCACAATTTCTAATGGTGGTGTTTTTGGAAGTATGTTATCTACACCAATTATCAATCCGCCACAATCAGGTATTTTAGGAATGCACAATGTGGTAGAAAGAGCTATCGTTAAAAATGGTCAAATCGTAATCGCTCCTGTTATGTACGTTGCGTTATCATACGACCACAGAATCATTGACGGACGTGAGTCAGTTGGATTTTTAGTAGCGGTAAAAGAAGCATTAGAAAACCCAGCAGAATTATTAATGGGCGGTAATGTGAAAAAAGCGTTAGAATTATAG
- a CDS encoding enoyl-CoA hydratase/isomerase family protein, with the protein MKMENILIEKQDNIAVITINRPTKLNALNKATIQELHDGFKALNEDKLVKAILITGSGEKAFVAGADISEFANFSVEEGEKLAAQGQELLFDFVQNLSTPVIAAVNGFALGGGLELAMACHFRVASTNAKMGLPEVTLGVIPGYGGTQRLAQLVGKGRAMELIMTAGMIDAETAKNYGLVNHVVVQEELLDFTKGIASKIANNSSVAIAKAIEAINANFEDGTNGYEVEIKNFGLSFGTEDFKEGTSAFLEKEKQFFRGNKLHHENYTLIFKVLALK; encoded by the coding sequence ATAAAAATGGAAAATATTTTAATTGAAAAACAAGACAATATTGCGGTTATTACCATTAATAGACCCACAAAATTAAACGCATTAAATAAAGCTACAATCCAAGAATTACATGATGGCTTTAAGGCGTTAAACGAAGATAAATTGGTGAAAGCCATACTTATTACTGGAAGTGGAGAAAAAGCCTTTGTTGCTGGTGCAGACATTTCAGAATTTGCAAATTTTTCAGTTGAAGAAGGCGAAAAATTAGCGGCACAAGGACAAGAATTATTATTTGATTTTGTACAAAATTTAAGTACTCCTGTCATCGCTGCAGTTAATGGATTTGCCTTAGGTGGTGGATTAGAATTAGCAATGGCTTGTCATTTTAGAGTAGCTTCTACAAATGCAAAAATGGGATTACCAGAAGTGACATTAGGAGTAATTCCAGGTTATGGTGGCACTCAACGTTTAGCGCAATTAGTTGGAAAAGGTCGTGCTATGGAACTAATCATGACAGCAGGAATGATTGATGCAGAAACGGCTAAAAATTATGGTTTAGTGAATCATGTTGTTGTACAAGAAGAGTTATTAGATTTCACAAAAGGAATTGCTTCAAAAATCGCAAACAATTCAAGTGTTGCTATTGCCAAAGCAATTGAAGCAATTAATGCCAATTTTGAAGACGGAACGAACGGTTATGAAGTAGAAATTAAAAACTTTGGTCTTTCTTTTGGTACCGAAGATTTTAAAGAAGGAACTTCAGCTTTCTTAGAAAAAGAAAAGCAATTTTTCCGGGGAAATAAATTACATCATGAAAATTATACATTAATTTTTAAAGTTTTGGCCCTCAAATAA
- a CDS encoding LytTR family DNA-binding domain-containing protein, with amino-acid sequence MKTSIEFSYSKPIITALTIVLITFVLLHFEAFDNPNRPKVWIMHFITAYSLIAGISYLTFHFIFKKYKDPNNWTFGKDIVALLFILTFVLLYILIFNSIYINYIDENFIDSYVYDGRLYYYLIFIGNVNFGAIKFLDFYVFYKKKSKNNIQNIDNQKIVLVGKNKHEKIKLEIEDLVMIEALGNYVLVHYLNHEKQIEKDIIRNSFSLISEQIQSTDQMLKIHRSYIVNVSKIINLETRKRKVLVKIKFIDELIPVSKSVVESLKEVLLIN; translated from the coding sequence ATGAAAACGTCAATTGAATTTTCCTATTCAAAGCCTATAATAACTGCATTAACTATAGTTTTAATAACGTTTGTTTTATTACATTTTGAAGCTTTTGACAATCCAAATCGCCCTAAAGTTTGGATAATGCATTTTATTACTGCCTATTCGCTAATTGCAGGTATTTCATATTTAACATTTCATTTCATTTTTAAAAAGTATAAAGATCCAAATAATTGGACTTTTGGTAAAGATATTGTAGCACTATTATTTATTTTAACTTTTGTGCTTTTATATATTCTAATTTTTAATTCAATTTACATTAATTATATTGATGAAAATTTTATAGATTCTTATGTTTATGATGGCCGATTATATTACTATTTAATCTTTATTGGGAATGTTAATTTTGGAGCGATTAAATTTTTAGACTTTTATGTTTTTTATAAGAAAAAAAGTAAAAATAACATTCAAAATATTGATAATCAAAAGATTGTTTTGGTTGGAAAAAATAAACATGAAAAAATTAAATTAGAAATAGAAGATTTAGTAATGATAGAAGCACTTGGAAATTATGTGTTGGTCCATTATTTAAATCATGAAAAACAAATAGAAAAGGATATTATTAGAAATAGTTTTTCTTTAATTTCGGAGCAAATTCAATCCACAGATCAGATGTTAAAAATACATCGCTCATACATAGTAAATGTAAGTAAGATTATAAATTTAGAAACACGAAAGAGAAAAGTTTTAGTGAAAATTAAATTTATTGATGAATTGATTCCTGTATCAAAATCTGTAGTTGAATCTTTAAAAGAGGTTTTATTGATTAACTAA
- a CDS encoding HD domain-containing protein, with amino-acid sequence MTIIDNTILFVKQQLENAEGGHDWFHIERVYKNALLIAREEEDCDILVIKLGGLLHDIADSKFHGGDESIGPKTARTFLESQNVKEEIILHVIAIIENISFKGGNFEKKFNSKELEIVQDADRLDALGAIGIARTFNYGGFKNRALYNPNIQPNMSMNKEAYKNSESPTLNHFYEKLLLLKDKMNTETGKKIAQKRHDFMITFLAQFYAEWDGEV; translated from the coding sequence ATGACAATAATAGACAATACAATTCTTTTTGTAAAACAGCAATTAGAAAACGCAGAAGGTGGTCACGATTGGTTTCACATTGAACGGGTTTACAAAAACGCATTGTTGATTGCTCGAGAAGAAGAAGATTGTGATATATTAGTTATTAAATTAGGTGGTTTATTACACGATATTGCCGATTCAAAATTTCATGGTGGAGATGAATCGATTGGTCCAAAAACGGCTAGAACTTTTTTGGAATCACAAAATGTAAAAGAAGAAATCATTTTACATGTAATAGCTATTATTGAAAACATTTCATTTAAAGGCGGAAATTTCGAAAAGAAATTCAATTCTAAAGAGTTAGAAATTGTGCAAGATGCTGATCGATTGGATGCGCTTGGTGCAATAGGAATTGCCCGTACGTTTAATTATGGAGGCTTTAAAAATCGGGCTTTATACAATCCAAATATTCAGCCTAATATGAGTATGAATAAGGAAGCGTACAAAAACAGCGAATCACCAACCTTAAATCACTTTTACGAGAAACTATTACTACTAAAAGATAAAATGAATACCGAAACGGGTAAAAAAATTGCACAAAAACGTCATGATTTCATGATTACTTTTTTAGCACAATTTTATGCTGAATGGGATGGTGAAGTTTAG